From the Melanotaenia boesemani isolate fMelBoe1 chromosome 9, fMelBoe1.pri, whole genome shotgun sequence genome, the window cttttttgttttcagggcATATTAAGCAAGTGTATAACCAATTATTTCTACTTTGGTGTTTCTTCTTTGAATTGCCAAATGAAAGTTATTTAATTACTGTTCATTTGCGTACTGAAAAACCCCCACAATCAAATCACAGCTTTACAGCTGTGAGAAAGACTTCTTTTCTGTGGGAAAATCTTTGTGCCCAAACAGATGCCAGTATTTGGGAGAATCCTCCCAACTGCTTGCTTGTGTCTTAATCTGCTCATGGCAAAAGTTGATTTCTAGTGCATTCCCAGGCCAGTGGGAATTTCTGCCCTGGCCTGACAACTATTATGGGCTGCCTTTGACATAAAGCCCTACAGGGTCTAAATAGCCTCTATTCTTCGTGCAGCACTGAAAGGGAGCTTTGTGCCAGAGATTCATTAAATTGCACCTCACAGCCCCTTCGTAAAATGGGTCTCAATAATGAACAGTCGATTTAACTAGAAAAGCTGCCGGAGCTGTTAAATTAAAGGGGAATAAAGTGCAGTTCAGGCTCAGTGTGCCAGAAGAAATGTTGACCTTAAGAAATCCTGGGTATGAAACTTCTGTTGTAAACAATAACGTATTTACAGGAAGTTTCTTCGCCAGCAGTGAATACAAAGAGGGATGTGTCCAACAGCCACATGGCTGAGCTACCAGCACTTATCTGAATACAAAGTGGAATTTCAAGTGGATCTTAGTCATATTCGGTTATTGTTGCTGTTCATCTTTGCATATAGATTTTAGGAAACTTCATCAGTTTCTCTGTCCCATCATTAGAgcacataattttatttcttttatttaaagagtaaatGTGGCCTCATAAGTGAAATGACTATCTTTTCTCTAACAAATACCAATACTGAGCTGAAGCATTGACTCATTTAAGTCTAAGAGATGAAGAAAGTAGAAAATTCTGTCTTATGTTAATTAGTGGGAAGAAAAGAGACAATGAAACTGATAGTAATAATTATCCACGGGACAATACTGTGACTGATGAGAAATGCAGGCACTTTTCAGCACATGTGCTCATGTCAAAGGCTACCCACCTCTTTGCACGGCTATTTATAATGCCATGTTTGCCTTACAGAATTTTATTGCTCACCTATTACAAATCTTTTGATACATAAATCCAAGCATAAAGACTGTACATATTTATCAGAACATATCTAACAAAATGTctttataaacaaatttaagaTTCAAAACTCAATGAGACTAAAACCTAAAGCTTTATGAGCTCATTATATGTCTTGAAAGAGGAAAATAGCAGCATACATTTCATAGCATCGCTCAGATTTGGTGGAGTACTGAACTCTCTTTACCAGCACCACAACTTTGGCAAAGTGACATCATCACAGTCATGGCCCCCTTTTTTCTAGTCAGGGGGTCTTGGCTTTTGTGCTGGTAGGTCATTCAAATCACAGAGCCTGACGCACGGATCCCGGAAACAAGTTTCTATTGTTGCATTAAGGCAGAGAGAGTAGACGGGATGACTGTTGCAGACTGAGAACACAGCCGAAGAGGTTTAGTCTTGTTTGGCTTaagattttttgggggggtaaaaaaaaaaagataatttcagCATCAACTGGAAATCATTAAACCATggattgtttgttgttgttttttttaactagagGTAAAGAtaaatggattttctttttacctgtgatctttgtcatttttttcacaGTTGTTCCATATTGTTGAGATATTGTTTTTACCCCCCCACCGCTCTGTTCAAGAGAGTTAACTTATTCAGTAGCACCCAACCCTAAGGGGATGAGAAGGGGCTGCTCAAAACAACATGATGTGACACGCACAGGCTTAATCTCTTCCTAATAGTGTGTGGTCCCTGTCTGAGCAGGGACATACTCAAGAGGTTGAGGTTGAGCGAATACTATTAACATCTCTGATTGATGACGATTGTCAGGGACCTAAAGAGGGCCGGCAAAATGAATGACCTCTCAAAGTCCTGAGAAACATTTAAGGAGGGCATTTAATGGCAGAGGCTCCATCCTCCCCCATGTTTAGCTGCGTTTCCTTCCACTGAGATTTCTGAAATTCAGTCAAGCCTGTTTAAAAGTCTGGCTTTGTTTCCCTTATGGAAAATCAGCATGCATTCCTGAGTAGAAAATGTTTCCCCATCTGCTTCACAAAGTTACGTAATTTCAGGAACTTTTGGGTTAAAGAGGAAGACAGAAAATACTAAAAAGATGTggagtgaaaagaaaaatgacaaagcaAGAAAGCATGTTTTCATAAGCACTCAAAATTGGGGTTTTTTCTATCTTATTTCCCCATCATGAGTttcttgacaaaaaaaaggacTTCAGGGTGAAGTACAAAAGGCCTCTTGGTCCCTGCTGATTCTTGCATCATCTCACCACCTCGCTCTTAACCTTCCATCAACCCTGCTCAACCTCTTCAGCACCACAGGAGTTGTATTAATAATATTGCTTGCAGGGGGGAACAAGCAGAGTCTACAGGCTGCCTTGGTGCCACAATTTAGGGTTTTAATGGCAGCCAGTGAATTAATGCATGCCAGGGGGAATCCCACAGGATGATCCACAGGGGTAAGGTCAGCAAGCGTAGCCGCAATAACCTCCCACCACTCACTTTATTGGCCTCCTCCGATTGGGTTTTTATTAAATCTCAAGCACGTGCAATTGTTCTTGCTGGGTGAAAATGGAACTTTATGGCctcattttttttcctaaaacatgacaaagagTCTCCCAGACAGAACAATGGTTCATGATCAAAACGCATAAAGATTATAAGTCTGCAGCTTTTAAATTAGTTTCATGGTAAGACATATTTTTGGggaatgacagaaaaatacaaatcttAAAATTGCTCTTCTGTAAATGACAAAGTTTAATGTTGAACTTGGTGTAGTAAAAATCTTCAAAACAGGGATTTgaaagcaaattaaaataagaaaacgtGAGTCTAAGTCAATTTTATATAGAAGAAAAATTTATATTTCTCCTGTCTTTTCCCGGTGACAGTTCTGTCAGCAAATTAtttgcagcagtttttttttgctgatcaTAGTGGAACTTCTTGGCACGAAGCTCTTGATAATGTTTCGTTTGGCATAAATAAATGGAGTGTCTGTAAACAGGTTAAAAGAGGTCTTTTGATTTTCCAGCACCAAACACAGCAACCTGAACAAGACAGAAACTGATTTACAAAGGGACAACCTTTGGTGTTATGacagagcaaaaagaaaaacaataaaagaaagaaaattaaagctaAATCATTGATTACATAAACATCCTGGTCAGGCAGAAGTTTGCAACTTTCTGTTTTTGGTGACAGCTGCTTCTGTTGTTTCTCTAGCTTGCTTGATCCACTCCCGAAAATACTTCAGCTCTAATGCCCGAGCAGTCCGGACTGAAGGTGGATCGAGGTTATTGCTGTAGCGGAGGTCCAAGTGATGGGCTCCGTCAGGAATCATAATGGAAACCAGAGAATCTGATATGTTGTGAGTCACTCCTCCAGCTGACCACGGATCCAGTCCTCCATTACTAAATTTCAACAAGAGACACATGCAGTGAGAACTGGACATAGCAAATACAAGAGTATTTCCAAGAAATTCTAACAGCAGACTGTAAATAAACCcctttttacaaaataaaaaagaaaagttattttaatggGCAGGCAGTTCATTGTGAAACCAAGTCTGTTTCATTCTGTAGCCATGCTtttataaaacatacaaaatgtgGTTTGGTTTTGTCTTGCTCAAACAAGCAGAGTCTTCACTGAAAAATCAGGGTGGAAGCTTTAGAACCCCTTATATATCATCAAGCATTGAATTTTCTACTTTGCCCATcttaaatgagctctggacCACAGAACGTAGCATATCTGGATcttatttgtatgtatgttctTCTATTTGCAAGTTAAATTTTAGAATTGCATTTTTGAATGGAGTGATGTCTAACATTGATCTTTAGTGGTGTTCTTGAAGGCTATGCAGTTATTCCCACTGCTGGTTAATGCAGTTCTGCCAGAAGGCTTGAAGATCACGACCATCATGATGCTTTtggttttttaataattaaatgtaatgaaGATTATGAAACTTCccattttttttgcagttttaccTGATAAACACTGTGTTAACTGAACCCTTCGCTTGCACCATCATCAAAACTTTTAACTCTGCTGATTTCAGGCTTGACAACAGTTATTAGTGGCATTCAACCCATTATGACCATCAGCAAGTTTTTCTCACTGAGCCACAAAGTCATTTGTATTCCACACTTCTACCTCTAGTAGCTAACAACACCAGAAATGATGATTTGGCTGCAATAAAAGCTGTTTAAAATCTGCAGTGAAATTGCTCTCATTCAGCAAGACAAACAAGCAATGGTTACCTGAAGATGATGTTGCTATGAGAGGTGATCTCCTTTCCCCCATAGACTGTGCCAGCCCAATCAGCACGAGGTCTGATACCAAACATGGCATTACACTCGTCAGAGAAGGCCTGGAAGTTCCACTCCTCAGGCTCAAACATGTCCTGCACACCATTTGTGCACATGGGCATCACCATCTCTGTGCAGGCCTGGAAATGAGGGATTGAGTACATATTCACTCTGACAGGTAAAGCTGCCCACTGACACCTGTGTGCACTGATTTATTCAGCATAACAAGGCTGATCCCTGAGCTGTTTTACGCACCTGGTAAGTCCAGCCGAGTGCTCCGAGGCTGCTAGTTGCAGTTTGAGATGTGTTGAGACAAGAAGAGCTTCCAGTGTAGTTATAGTAGACTTTTGCTGCTTGGGAGACCCCATGCAGCAGCTGGTACTCGGGCACAGTGGAATCGAAACCAAGATATTTGCACAccaccttaaaaacaaaacatttttacaggcAATTACAGCAAATATTTGGCAAGCTGTGATATTTATTAAAAGCTTTGTGGAtgatgaaaatttaaatatccTATTCCATTAGTTCAGAGTTGTTTACAAGACTGAAGATTGCTTTCTTGTTGCCCATAAAGTGTGTTTCCACACAAAAAGCTGTGGCGCCTAATTTGCATATGAAATTCCCTGGAATGAACTTAGATTTATTGCTCTAATCTTGGCAGTAGAGAAagaaaatccatttatttaaatgcaacaaTCTGAATGATTTAACATTTAAGGGTTTGGTTATCATTACGGCTCTTTTGTTTGACCATTTGtgatttttctgaattaataGTGTGAATGataaatatttgtatttcaGCTCTTGTTTGATTTCTGTGTGTTGTTATGGTTGCAGAGGCAGAATTGGCAGTGGCTGTTGTTCTGCACTCTTTGTGAAGCAGTGAAACTGGGCTCTCTTGTTTGGAGGTTGGAGGGGAGCTGCACCAGTGCAGAGTTTGTTACTAAGGCTTTTGTTTATGGGCCGGGGAGGAGTTGGTGGTCGATGGATGAGGAGGGCCACAGACATGTCCAACCAAAGATTTAtactgtgaagaaaaaaaaaagactgcaatAGCTCCAAAGCATCTTCTCCTTACTTTTCAGATAGGATTAGGCTTATACATTCATCTCTGCCAACAGATTTCCCTCCTCTAAGCCTTCAATACCCCGTTCTCACACTCACTCAGATAATCACATTAGCTTTGTCATTAAAAAAGCTCCTCTTTGCACCCACTGCCTAAACCGCTTAAACAACCCATAGGGGTCGCATACATTAAAGGCTGTGAGCCAACAAACTCAAAGTGACCATTTAGTGTTTATTTCACACGATGAAACATGATGCTCCTGGATCTATTCATCGgcttaataataaataacaaaaatgtatCACACCAGTTGAAGAATGAGATTCCTGTGAGGGCCTCTGAAGAGAAAGTTCAGAGAGAACAGCAGAGTTTGCTATATACACATGACATGCCAAGCTGACTGGCAGAATAAACTGCACCAAGTCAATCAGCCTGTGGAAACACGGCTGTACTGCCACCAGCTCATTTACATGAAAGAAAAGGACATCTTGTAACGTTGACAACAGTAAAGTccagcaaacaaaaacagtttttccttcagcaccactgcatgattttttacttttattgttattactttCTCCCAACAAGTGtctaatttttctttgttattgtccccattaaaaaaagagaggcaACCTTTTATTAATCGACCTCATGAGCTGCAATGTGCCAAAAAGTTTCTGTGGCGTCTTGTGAGCGTCCTAACAGGACGGAGATCAGGTGTAGTGCAAATGAGAGAACTAGAGGTACAACAGAAGGGAGAAACGGATGattaaaatctaaagaaatCCTTACGAATATTAATCAAGTTAATTGACAGCTGTTGTAAACAAAAACTTGGAAGAACACAACAAACACTTGTAGCACAATTGGCTGAATCGCACATTCGTTGAGGACAGGCTGTTGGACTAAATTAGCTGCCTAATAAAAgttatattaaagtaaaaagtttaataaaagtaTACGCATTATTCATGAACTAGGATCTTTTGGCCAGTTCCTTCCTCAACCCCTCCATTTCCACCACAGGAATTAGGTGTTTAAAAGTTCTGGAGGAGATATTTCACGGCGAGTCAGCGTGCACCACCGGCTGCAGTGGTCAGTGGTCAAGCTCCAGAACGGATAAGAGGGGGGAAAGAAAAGTAGTGAATTATCAAGATGTGCCAAATAGAAGCTCAACAACAACATGCTGATTTGAATCTCAGTGGTTGTATATACCTGGATTGGCCAGCGAGGCAGTGGCTGGAGGAAACTGGCTTCGTACGGGTAGTCCACCATTGCCATATTCACCCAAGTCTCCTGAAGCCAGTTCTTGAAGATGATAACATCAATCTTATTTTTAAGGGGGGAACATAAACTGAACTCTTCAGACAGCCACTGAAGACCAGATGCTGTCAAAGGACACAGAAAAATGGTTCAAAGTTATTCATTTTGAATCACTATTTAATGCAAACCACATTTTTTAGGACTACTGCAGACACTAGAAGCCAACATTAACACAATGTCTCAACAGTCATCCATGCACTGAGTTTTCTCTGACACTGCAATGAACTGTTTAGATCCTTGGATTATAAACCTGAATATTTGCTCGCTTGTAATATAAATAATCATCAAAAACTAATATAAGGAATCCTCACTGCAGCTTGTGTGTTCCCCCGCTCCAAAACATGCTTATTCTGTAATCTTTTCTTCATATATGTTGTTAAAGATTTCACCAGAATAAGAAATACGTCTTCCcttgattttatcattttgctgGAGAGATTAGGAAGCTGCAATGTGAGGATATTCGAAGCAGATGAAAGTGACTGTATACTGTATAATGTTAGTACTGTCTTTTACAGCAACcatagataaaatatttattagctTTAACTtatgtttcattgtttttcatcagtcatttaataattaattataatgattaatagcctttttttttttcctgttgtatA encodes:
- the LOC121645940 gene encoding lysosomal Pro-X carboxypeptidase — its product is MATNRAQIFGRFAAVCLILLCFACLHVTALKSQLTPLLQRRLLRYSSEPPIRYETFYFDQKIDHFGFLEDGTFKQRYLVADKHWQQPDGPILFYTGNEGDITWFCNNTGFMWEVVEELGAMLVFAEHRYYGESLPFGQDSYSDSKHLNYLTSEQALADFAVLIQNLKETLPWAQHSPVIAIGGSYGGMLSAWLRMKYPNVVVGALAASAPIWQFPGMVPCGDFHKIVTQDFARSGSNCDANIRRSWEAINNVSSTASGLQWLSEEFSLCSPLKNKIDVIIFKNWLQETWVNMAMVDYPYEASFLQPLPRWPIQVVCKYLGFDSTVPEYQLLHGVSQAAKVYYNYTGSSSCLNTSQTATSSLGALGWTYQACTEMVMPMCTNGVQDMFEPEEWNFQAFSDECNAMFGIRPRADWAGTVYGGKEITSHSNIIFSNGGLDPWSAGGVTHNISDSLVSIMIPDGAHHLDLRYSNNLDPPSVRTARALELKYFREWIKQARETTEAAVTKNRKLQTSA